In Vigna radiata var. radiata cultivar VC1973A chromosome 3, Vradiata_ver6, whole genome shotgun sequence, the following proteins share a genomic window:
- the LOC106757931 gene encoding protein GUCD1 isoform X1 yields the protein MWPIYLLFNKILKTGDERELRGDHLNAIDPYLFQQSSSNIDSHPPSLLCSQLPEVPHVNQIYTWDCGLACVLMVLRTIGVNNYDIQALAELCCTNSIWTVDLAYLLQRFSVTFSYFTVTFGANPNYCVESFYKDFVVNILKEELPNDLVRVDLLFQKAMEAGIDIQCRSISAEEISILVLSGKYIAIALVDHNKLSPVWQEGVPVPAVANNPGYTGHYVLICGYDARADMFEIRDPASSKKHKTISSKSLEEARKAFGTDEDLLLICLEKNNNRHQPSLQLSIDVNSDS from the exons ATGTGGCCCATATATTTGCTATTCAACAAGATTCTCAAGACTGGAGATGAGAGAGAACTAAGAGGAGATCATTTGAATGCCATAGATCCATACCTCTTTCAGCAGTCATCAAGTAACATAGATTCTCATCCTCCCTCCTTGCTCTGTTCTCAGTTGCCTGAA GTACCGCATGTAAACCAAATATATACATGGGATTGTGGCCTTGCTTGTGTCTTGATGGTTTTGAGAACTATTGGTGTCAACAACTACGATATTCAAGCATTGGCTGAACTATGCTGCACGAATAG CATTTGGACTGTTGATTTGGCATATTTATTACAGAGATTTTCTGTCACTTTTTCCTACTTCACGGTGACCTTTGGTGCAAACCCAAACTATTGTGTTGAATCATTTTACAAG GACTTTGTTGTAAACATTCTGAAGGAGGAGCTGCCTAATGATCTAGTGAGAGTGGATTTACTATTTCAAAAAGCAATGGAAGCTGGGATTGATATACAG TGCAGGTCAATTAGTGCAGAAGAGATTTCCATTCTCGTATTGTCTGGGAAATATATTGCTATTGCATTAGTTGACCACAACAAATTGAG TCCTGTTTGGCAAGAAGGTGTTCCTGTGCCTGCTGTCGCCAACAACCCTGGCTATACAG GTCATTATGTGTTGATATGTGGCTATGATGCTAGAGCGGATATGTTTGAGATTAGAGATCCTGCCAGCTCCAA GAAACACAAGACGATTTCTTCAAAGTCTTTAGAAGAAGCTCGCAAAGCCTTTGGCACTGATGAGGATCTTCTTTTG ATATGTTTGGAGAAGAACAATAACCGTCATCAACCTTCTCTGCAACTGTCCATTGATGTCAATAgtgattcttga
- the LOC106757931 gene encoding protein GUCD1 isoform X2, whose amino-acid sequence MWPIYLLFNKILKTGDERELRGDHLNAIDPYLFQQSSSNIDSHPPSLLCSQLPEVPHVNQIYTWDCGLACVLMVLRTIGVNNYDIQALAELCCTNSIWTVDLAYLLQRFSVTFSYFTVTFGANPNYCVESFYKEELPNDLVRVDLLFQKAMEAGIDIQCRSISAEEISILVLSGKYIAIALVDHNKLSPVWQEGVPVPAVANNPGYTGHYVLICGYDARADMFEIRDPASSKKHKTISSKSLEEARKAFGTDEDLLLICLEKNNNRHQPSLQLSIDVNSDS is encoded by the exons ATGTGGCCCATATATTTGCTATTCAACAAGATTCTCAAGACTGGAGATGAGAGAGAACTAAGAGGAGATCATTTGAATGCCATAGATCCATACCTCTTTCAGCAGTCATCAAGTAACATAGATTCTCATCCTCCCTCCTTGCTCTGTTCTCAGTTGCCTGAA GTACCGCATGTAAACCAAATATATACATGGGATTGTGGCCTTGCTTGTGTCTTGATGGTTTTGAGAACTATTGGTGTCAACAACTACGATATTCAAGCATTGGCTGAACTATGCTGCACGAATAG CATTTGGACTGTTGATTTGGCATATTTATTACAGAGATTTTCTGTCACTTTTTCCTACTTCACGGTGACCTTTGGTGCAAACCCAAACTATTGTGTTGAATCATTTTACAAG GAGGAGCTGCCTAATGATCTAGTGAGAGTGGATTTACTATTTCAAAAAGCAATGGAAGCTGGGATTGATATACAG TGCAGGTCAATTAGTGCAGAAGAGATTTCCATTCTCGTATTGTCTGGGAAATATATTGCTATTGCATTAGTTGACCACAACAAATTGAG TCCTGTTTGGCAAGAAGGTGTTCCTGTGCCTGCTGTCGCCAACAACCCTGGCTATACAG GTCATTATGTGTTGATATGTGGCTATGATGCTAGAGCGGATATGTTTGAGATTAGAGATCCTGCCAGCTCCAA GAAACACAAGACGATTTCTTCAAAGTCTTTAGAAGAAGCTCGCAAAGCCTTTGGCACTGATGAGGATCTTCTTTTG ATATGTTTGGAGAAGAACAATAACCGTCATCAACCTTCTCTGCAACTGTCCATTGATGTCAATAgtgattcttga